Proteins from a genomic interval of Lysobacter arenosi:
- a CDS encoding fimbria/pilus periplasmic chaperone, which yields MIAGTRVVYPAQQQEVTIKLTNDGQTPALTQVWLDRGDPDAAPSTIDVPFTVTPPVARIDPGKGQAVRIIYTGEAMAQDKESVFWFNLLEVPPKPGADAAGTNLLQMAFRTRIKLFFRPASLKAADAATAPAQIRWSPVKDAGRDALQAHNPTPYFVSFASIDVSAGGRTARFTDGGMVAPGETRAFALQGDVPTTSMAKVNYHAINDYGGPIDGEAALSGQGASKGLAP from the coding sequence TCGTCTATCCCGCGCAGCAGCAAGAGGTGACGATCAAGCTGACCAACGACGGGCAGACGCCGGCCCTGACCCAGGTCTGGCTGGATCGCGGAGATCCCGATGCGGCGCCATCGACCATCGATGTTCCCTTCACCGTGACACCGCCGGTTGCACGCATCGATCCGGGCAAGGGCCAGGCGGTGCGGATCATCTACACGGGCGAAGCGATGGCGCAGGACAAGGAGTCGGTGTTCTGGTTCAACCTGCTGGAAGTGCCTCCCAAGCCCGGCGCGGATGCAGCCGGGACCAACCTGCTGCAGATGGCATTTCGCACACGCATCAAGCTCTTCTTCCGACCCGCGTCACTGAAGGCTGCCGACGCGGCGACGGCGCCGGCACAGATACGCTGGAGCCCGGTCAAGGACGCAGGTCGCGATGCCCTCCAGGCACACAACCCGACGCCGTACTTCGTGTCGTTCGCATCGATTGATGTGAGCGCAGGCGGCAGAACCGCGCGCTTCACCGACGGTGGCATGGTCGCCCCGGGAGAAACCCGCGCATTCGCTTTGCAGGGAGACGTGCCAACGACCTCCATGGCAAAGGTCAACTACCACGCCATCAATGACTACGGTGGGCCGATCGATGGCGAGGCCGCACTGAGCGGACAGGGGGCTTCAAAGGGCCTCGCGCCCTGA